A window of Tursiops truncatus isolate mTurTru1 chromosome 8, mTurTru1.mat.Y, whole genome shotgun sequence contains these coding sequences:
- the DRD4 gene encoding D(4) dopamine receptor, translating to MGNRSAADADGLLAGRGPGTGGGAGGPGAAAALAGGVLLIGAVLAGNSLVCVSVAAERALQTPTNYFILSLAAADLLLALLVLPLFVYSEVQGGVWLLSPGLCDVLMAMDVMLCTASIFNLCAISVDRFVAVAVPLHYNRQSRGGRQLLLIGATWLLSAAVAAPVLCGLNDARSRDPSVCRLEDRDYVVYSSVCSFFLPCPLMLLLYWATFRGLRRWEAARRAKLHGRAPRRPSGPGPPPPDGIPAPDAAVPPDAIPAPDCIPPHDAIPAPDAIPGPDATPPPDAIPGPDATPPPDATPPPDATPASDAVLPSDAMPAEPPLRARRRRRAKISGRERKAMRVLPVVVGAFLLCWTPFFVVHISRALCPTCAVPPRLVSAVTWLGYVNSALNPVIYTVFNTEFRTVFRKALRLCY from the exons ATGGGGAACCGCAGCGCCGCGGACGCGGACGGGCTGCTGGCTGGGCGCGGGCCCGGCACGGGCGGCGGCGCGGGGGGCcccggggcggcggcggcgctggcGGGGGGCGTGCTGCTCATCGGCGCGGTGCTCGCAGGGAACTCGCTCGTGTGCGTGAGCGTGGCGGCCGAGCGCGCCCTGCAGACGCCCACCAACTACTTCATCTTGAGCCTGGCGGCCGCAGACCTCCTACTCGCCCTGCTCGTGCTGCCTCTCTTCGTCTACTCCGAG GTCCAGGGCGGCGTGTGGCTGCTGAGCCCTGGCCTCTGCGACGTGCTCATGGCCATGGACGTCATGCTGTGCACGGCCTCCATCTTCAATTTGTGCGCCATCAGCGTGGACAG GTTCGTGGCGGTGGCCGTGCCGCTGCACTACAACCGCCAGAGCCGCGGTGGCCGGCAGCTGCTGCTCATCGGCGCCACGTGGCTGCTGTCGGCAGCGGTGGCGGCACCCGTGTTGTGCGGCCTCAACGACGCGCGCAGCCGCGATCCCTCCGTGTGCCGCCTGGAGGACCGCGACTACGTGGTCTACTCGTCCGTGTGCTCCTTCTTCCTGCCCTGCCCGCTCATGCTGCTGCTCTACTGGGCCACGTTCCGGGGCCTTCGGCGCTGGGAGGCAGCCCGCCGCGCCAAGTTGCACGGCCGTGCGCCCCGCCGCCCCAGCGGCCCCGGCCCGCCGCCCCCCGACGGCATCCCGGCCCCCGATGCCGCCGTGCCCCCGGATGCCATCCCGGCCCCAGACTGCATCCCGCCTCACGACGCCATCCCGGCCCCCGACGCCATCCCGGGCCCCGACGCAACCCCGCCCCCCGACGCCATCCCGGGCCCCGACGCAACCCCGCCCCCCGACGCCACCCCGCCCCCCGACGCCACCCCAGCCTCGGATGCAGTCTTGCCCTCGGACGCCATGCCAGCCGAACCCCCGCTGCGGGCCCGCAGGAGGAGACGCGCCAAGATCTCGGGCCGGGAGCGCAAAGCTATGAGAGTCCTGCCTGTGGTGGTCG GGGCCTTTCTGCTGTGCTGGACGCCCTTCTTTGTCGTGCACATCTCCCGGGCGCTGTGTCCCACGTGCGCCGTGCCCCCGCGGCTGGTGAGCGCGGTCACCTGGCTGGGCTACGTCAACAGCGCCCTCAACCCCGTCATCTACACCGTCTTCAACACCGAGTTCCGGACCGTCTTCCGCAAGGCTCTGCGCCTCTGCTACTGA